From a region of the Aeoliella mucimassa genome:
- a CDS encoding YceI family protein, which yields MKRISPNIALAGCLAATAIFCSTLIAQEAAKVATASSAQAAQNKPAQKEYHPGDFYLESSHVYTLVGKTGLGHEHGVVGEIKSGELHLGSAKDAGEIVFDMTSFVADTDAARKYVGLEGTSSASTQQQVTDNMLGDQVLNVKKYPTATFRVISAEPYEKLSKRKLPQYLLKGEFTLQETTRPLEFLVEVEMAKGWQHVRGGFRIKQTDYGMKPFTKAFGAIGVADELTIWGDAWVAPTSGSSN from the coding sequence ATGAAACGGATTTCACCTAACATTGCCCTGGCTGGATGCCTGGCAGCTACTGCAATTTTTTGCAGCACGCTCATTGCCCAAGAGGCCGCGAAAGTAGCTACCGCCTCGTCGGCTCAGGCGGCACAAAACAAGCCAGCTCAGAAAGAATACCACCCTGGCGATTTCTATCTCGAGTCGAGCCATGTTTATACGCTAGTCGGCAAAACCGGCTTGGGTCACGAGCATGGCGTCGTCGGCGAGATCAAGAGTGGCGAGTTGCACCTCGGATCGGCCAAGGATGCCGGCGAGATCGTGTTCGACATGACGAGCTTCGTGGCCGATACCGATGCAGCACGCAAGTACGTGGGACTCGAAGGAACCAGCTCGGCTTCTACCCAGCAGCAAGTTACCGACAACATGCTCGGCGATCAGGTGCTCAACGTAAAGAAGTACCCCACGGCCACGTTCCGGGTGATCTCGGCCGAACCTTACGAGAAACTAAGCAAGCGGAAACTGCCGCAGTACTTGCTGAAGGGTGAGTTTACCCTGCAAGAAACCACCCGCCCGCTCGAGTTCCTAGTGGAAGTCGAAATGGCAAAGGGCTGGCAACACGTGCGAGGTGGATTTCGCATCAAGCAAACAGACTACGGCATGAAACCGTTTACCAAAGCGTTCGGCGCGATCGGCGTGGCCGACGAACTTACCATCTGGGGCGATGCCTGGGTGGCTCCCACCTCGGGATCGAGCAACTAG
- a CDS encoding class I SAM-dependent methyltransferase: protein MISCPTIEKDVIRRHYDVSTLFYRLLWGRHIHHGYWEQDESPAIAQDQLTDRLVAAANISAGQKVVDIGCGMGGSSRRLAKKYGCEVTGVTLSPFQRRWATLASARYGLRRQTRFLRADAEQVQFDPEQFDVVWSVECTEHLFDKPAFIQRAAEWLKPGGTMAICAWLAGPELNESQRQQVFDVCEGFFCPSLATLDEYQQWMREAGLTVERADDWTQQVDRTWEICRDRVKRFAIHRAAKWIDRGQIIFLDRFQTILDAYRSGAMQYGCFVAKKAVD from the coding sequence ATGATCAGCTGCCCAACGATTGAAAAAGATGTGATTCGTCGTCACTACGATGTGTCGACCCTGTTCTATCGTCTGCTATGGGGACGTCATATCCACCATGGCTACTGGGAACAGGATGAGTCGCCAGCGATTGCCCAAGATCAACTTACCGATCGCTTGGTGGCCGCGGCCAACATTTCCGCTGGGCAGAAGGTCGTGGACATCGGTTGCGGCATGGGTGGCTCATCGCGCCGGCTGGCTAAAAAGTATGGCTGCGAGGTCACCGGGGTCACCCTTAGTCCATTCCAACGGCGCTGGGCCACGCTGGCATCGGCACGTTACGGTCTGCGTCGGCAAACCCGCTTCTTGCGAGCCGACGCCGAGCAGGTGCAGTTCGATCCCGAACAGTTCGACGTGGTGTGGAGTGTCGAATGCACCGAGCATCTGTTCGACAAACCCGCTTTCATCCAACGCGCAGCCGAGTGGCTGAAACCAGGTGGCACCATGGCCATTTGCGCCTGGCTTGCAGGGCCCGAACTCAACGAGTCGCAACGCCAGCAAGTGTTCGACGTGTGCGAAGGGTTCTTCTGCCCATCGCTGGCCACGCTGGACGAATACCAACAATGGATGCGAGAAGCTGGGCTGACTGTCGAACGCGCCGACGACTGGACTCAACAGGTTGATCGCACCTGGGAAATATGCCGCGATCGCGTAAAGCGTTTTGCCATTCACCGAGCTGCGAAGTGGATCGACCGGGGACAAATCATCTTCCTTGATCGGTTCCAGACCATTCTCGATGCGTATCGAAGTGGAGCGATGCAGTACGGTTGTTTCGTTGCCAAGAAGGCGGTCGACTAG
- a CDS encoding methyltransferase family protein, giving the protein MRRDIRARMARFAGYAAGIGTHVLFAYTVWHLFWFLKDGRAASTGGNLGLDAALALMFAVPHSLLLYPAVRSKLVKVIPAAFYGLFYTVATCVSLLLLFHYWQGSDVVFWDLDGAGWGVMTAGFYASWIALFYSLYLTGLGYQTGLTPWLYWVRGEKPPRRGFDACGAYRFIRHPVYLSFMGLVWFTPHMSLDHVILTGIWTMYLFVGSYLKDRRLAYFLGDSYLEYQSRVPGFPLMPFGPLARIPVKAPTTDQQTPRRAA; this is encoded by the coding sequence ATGAGACGCGACATTCGGGCCAGGATGGCTCGCTTCGCCGGCTACGCGGCCGGCATTGGTACCCATGTACTGTTTGCTTACACGGTTTGGCATCTCTTTTGGTTCCTGAAAGATGGCCGTGCCGCCAGCACCGGAGGCAACCTTGGTCTCGATGCTGCCCTGGCGCTGATGTTCGCGGTGCCACACAGCTTGCTGCTCTATCCGGCAGTCCGCAGCAAACTGGTGAAAGTCATCCCCGCTGCTTTCTACGGGCTGTTCTATACGGTGGCTACGTGTGTTTCGCTGCTACTGCTGTTTCACTACTGGCAAGGAAGCGACGTGGTGTTCTGGGACCTCGACGGGGCAGGGTGGGGCGTGATGACCGCCGGCTTCTACGCCTCGTGGATAGCGTTGTTCTACAGCCTGTACCTCACGGGCCTTGGCTACCAAACCGGTTTGACCCCTTGGCTCTATTGGGTGCGGGGGGAGAAACCACCTCGTCGCGGCTTCGATGCCTGCGGCGCTTATCGCTTTATTCGCCATCCGGTTTACCTGAGCTTCATGGGTCTGGTCTGGTTCACGCCGCACATGTCGCTCGACCACGTGATCCTCACCGGAATCTGGACTATGTATTTATTTGTCGGCAGCTATTTGAAAGATCGTCGACTCGCTTACTTTCTAGGAGATAGCTATCTCGAGTACCAGTCGCGGGTGCCGGGGTTCCCGTTGATGCCATTTGGACCGCTGGCCCGCATCCCGGTAAAGGCACCCACGACCGACCAGCAAACGCCTCGACGGGCAGCCTAG
- a CDS encoding efflux RND transporter permease subunit, translated as MNVHRQRLRLLLGYTLLALPLVVWGATRALDSNNNSPIDWVTSEFAPRRDYDKHCELFGPGDTLMLSWQGCTVENAPLDRLVQVLRTAKVFYQDDQWLFHKVTSGREAALSLSGGDSTITYQDAKRRLSGYLVGPDGSTTAVIVTFNAQGLAQRKRLVDLITKATEEFCGVRNDEMHLSGPVIDGLSVDNSSQATLSKFAGPSAVVIFLLCWLNLRSIRAALVVFGLAMLSQGATLALVYYAGDSMNALLIVLPPLIQVLAVAGGVHLTNYYFDLDQSTASKRRIATAIEHGWLPCVLSAGTTAIGMASLMSSQLQPIRAFGGYSAAGVLLTVGILLGLLPACYFFWPPGARQQSGGKRSAAPTRSSTWQVWASVLSRGNLAITAAGVVLTLVGAWYASQITTSVRIETMFASQHRVIEDYAWLESHVGPLVPLEVTLTFEETSPLTYRDKLALLWNLGKQLGTDQELSPAFSAANCFPPIVDLSAQPLPVQNQIIDQIIAQELPHYESMGLVKRGDQSVEHWRLTTRTTALGSADYGETLAHVDAIVDEVLADYSPDLRQGLSTNTTGIMPLVHAIQGQLLADLLHSFTAALLLITVVMTLVQSGVLAGLIAMLPNLFPIAIYFGVLGWRGDPIDIGVVMTASVALGIAVDDTFHFLTFFQRAYAKHASRDRAVRHALEHCGPAMIQTSVSCGLGLLVFALSDFLPTSRFATSMAMLLGLALAGDLVLLPALLLSPLGRLCTATPTSASSKAEDSGKLAAKASPASAAA; from the coding sequence GTGAATGTTCACCGTCAGCGACTTCGATTGCTCCTGGGCTACACGCTGCTGGCTTTGCCGCTAGTCGTATGGGGAGCAACCCGCGCGCTCGACTCGAACAACAACTCGCCGATCGATTGGGTCACCAGCGAGTTTGCTCCCCGCCGCGACTACGACAAGCACTGCGAGCTATTCGGTCCAGGCGACACGCTGATGCTGAGCTGGCAAGGCTGCACGGTCGAGAACGCCCCGCTCGATCGACTGGTACAGGTGCTCCGCACCGCCAAGGTGTTTTACCAAGACGATCAATGGCTGTTCCACAAAGTCACCTCGGGGCGTGAAGCGGCGTTGAGTCTCTCAGGCGGCGACTCAACGATCACCTACCAGGATGCCAAGCGGCGGCTGTCTGGCTATCTCGTGGGCCCCGATGGTTCCACGACCGCGGTGATTGTGACGTTTAACGCACAGGGGCTTGCGCAGCGGAAGCGGCTGGTCGATTTGATCACCAAAGCGACCGAAGAGTTCTGCGGAGTGCGCAACGACGAAATGCATCTGTCGGGGCCGGTGATCGATGGCCTGTCGGTCGATAACTCCAGTCAGGCAACGTTGTCGAAATTCGCGGGTCCGTCGGCCGTGGTGATATTTCTGTTGTGCTGGTTGAATCTACGATCCATTCGCGCGGCGCTCGTGGTGTTTGGACTTGCCATGCTCAGCCAAGGGGCCACGCTGGCATTGGTTTACTACGCTGGCGATTCAATGAACGCACTGTTGATCGTGCTTCCTCCGCTCATTCAGGTGCTGGCCGTGGCCGGAGGGGTGCACTTAACCAACTACTACTTCGACCTCGACCAATCCACCGCAAGCAAGCGACGCATCGCTACGGCCATCGAACATGGGTGGCTTCCATGCGTACTCTCGGCCGGCACCACCGCCATCGGCATGGCATCGCTGATGTCGAGCCAACTGCAGCCGATTCGTGCCTTCGGTGGGTATTCGGCCGCTGGGGTGCTGCTGACCGTCGGAATCCTGCTCGGCCTGCTGCCCGCTTGTTACTTCTTCTGGCCCCCCGGCGCGCGGCAGCAATCGGGCGGAAAGCGTTCCGCAGCGCCCACCCGCTCTTCGACTTGGCAGGTGTGGGCGAGCGTGCTCTCTCGTGGCAATCTGGCAATCACCGCAGCAGGGGTGGTGCTCACTCTGGTGGGCGCCTGGTACGCGTCGCAAATCACTACGTCGGTCCGCATCGAAACCATGTTCGCCAGCCAGCATCGGGTGATCGAAGATTACGCCTGGCTCGAATCGCACGTCGGCCCGCTGGTTCCGCTGGAAGTGACGCTCACCTTCGAAGAAACTTCTCCGCTGACCTATCGCGACAAACTGGCACTGCTCTGGAACCTTGGCAAACAACTGGGAACCGACCAGGAACTATCGCCGGCATTCTCGGCGGCGAATTGTTTTCCGCCCATCGTCGACCTCTCCGCACAACCATTGCCGGTTCAGAACCAGATCATCGACCAAATCATTGCCCAAGAGCTTCCGCACTACGAATCGATGGGGCTCGTCAAACGTGGCGACCAGAGCGTCGAGCACTGGCGACTCACCACCCGCACTACTGCATTGGGGTCTGCCGACTATGGCGAGACTCTGGCCCACGTTGATGCGATTGTCGATGAGGTACTGGCCGACTACTCGCCGGATTTGCGACAAGGATTGTCGACCAATACCACTGGCATCATGCCGCTGGTACATGCGATTCAAGGACAATTGCTCGCCGATCTATTGCACAGCTTCACCGCAGCTTTGCTGCTGATTACTGTAGTAATGACTTTGGTACAGTCGGGCGTGCTGGCGGGGCTGATTGCGATGCTCCCCAACCTGTTCCCCATTGCCATCTACTTCGGAGTACTCGGCTGGCGGGGCGATCCCATCGATATCGGTGTCGTGATGACCGCCAGCGTTGCCCTCGGCATCGCGGTCGACGATACGTTCCACTTCCTTACCTTCTTCCAGCGGGCTTACGCGAAGCATGCGAGTCGCGACCGCGCGGTCCGTCACGCCCTCGAGCATTGCGGCCCAGCCATGATTCAAACCTCGGTAAGCTGCGGTCTGGGGCTTTTGGTCTTCGCGCTGAGCGACTTCCTACCGACCAGCCGATTCGCAACCAGCATGGCCATGCTACTTGGCCTGGCACTCGCAGGAGACTTAGTACTACTGCCAGCGCTGCTGCTAAGTCCCCTCGGGCGACTCTGCACGGCAACTCCCACTTCTGCGTCTTCAAAAGCAGAGGACTCCGGAAAACTGGCTGCTAAAGCCTCACCCGCCTCGGCAGCAGCTTAA
- a CDS encoding pentapeptide repeat-containing protein, whose product MAKKKQKASADWLHQRFAGQKVATAGRFSYPTDRKTVLNVIEHEGGEFVKGVTVGLDYLIVGSTTGSGPSAAEKKADQLNQNKGATITVIDVDQLGAMLQPDIHEATALLQAGEEGCQRFQWLSRESSRSRFFHHGTTQVLDLSGIDLRGTTLTEIDLTEINLDGVDFRKATLSRVEFEEVSHARFDEATIDFPVRYSEPRFNDCSFKKATLTNGSWSGPEFADCDFQGVTFTQDRASKYGNQGMHAKRCNLKRVSLAGKQLSKSEFAESDFTGADFSGANLRGSDFTKANLTRVKFHDADLAGVNFTDATLDGADFRGAALAGAAFSNVDVSKAKNFDADQAQPVGHEGPHLKKLNTTAKASNSITLSIEVVRKHGNATLHVQGGGGYCSVRVDVEDAHHWNTHKKFSDGMLELTTLYPGEPIFDSLVAKGSKCPLKGKDLKALALSAWCEALGVDEPSDEQLAKSNEKRQAGQKAKRTELIAMLQEGPAGVAKWNKLTTGQRKAGGTISKADFSGTKLEGWEAAGAEFKDCDFSKAKLQKAELHTTFAKCNFKQADLRGAKMVGSRYSESDFTSAKLAGASLEWANLRKAVLAKANLKNCNLTSADLCGADLTDVDLKTVILDQVRYDEHTILPKGFVHRDKMEWKGPSSAPGLAEAIKAARPKGPIDMELFMERIKQRVDAARLDKALKMLKADRFQLYADVQDDHLVGVVKSQSDPSLVYSARLGSDGNFACCTQNLNMCGGLRGKPCKHLLVLIVGLAQSEQIDPTTADEWLDSSRLVTKPQLDKDAMSETLLRYKGAEAGEVDWRPTETVPEDYYAF is encoded by the coding sequence ATGGCAAAGAAAAAGCAAAAGGCGTCGGCCGACTGGCTTCACCAGCGATTTGCGGGGCAAAAGGTTGCCACTGCAGGGCGTTTCTCTTATCCGACCGATCGCAAAACCGTGCTCAACGTCATCGAGCACGAAGGGGGCGAGTTCGTGAAGGGCGTCACGGTCGGTCTCGACTACCTGATCGTCGGCAGCACCACCGGTAGCGGGCCGAGCGCGGCAGAAAAGAAAGCCGATCAGCTCAATCAAAACAAAGGGGCCACCATCACGGTGATCGACGTCGACCAGCTCGGCGCCATGCTGCAGCCCGATATCCACGAAGCTACTGCGCTGCTGCAAGCCGGCGAGGAAGGTTGCCAGCGGTTCCAATGGCTATCCAGAGAATCGAGCCGTTCCCGTTTCTTCCACCACGGCACAACTCAAGTACTCGACCTCTCCGGCATCGACCTGCGCGGTACCACGCTTACCGAGATCGATTTGACTGAAATCAACCTCGACGGCGTCGATTTTCGCAAGGCCACCTTGTCACGCGTGGAATTCGAAGAGGTATCGCACGCCCGATTCGACGAAGCCACGATCGATTTCCCGGTGCGGTACTCCGAACCCAGATTTAACGATTGCAGCTTTAAGAAAGCCACCCTAACCAACGGAAGTTGGTCGGGGCCAGAATTCGCGGACTGTGACTTTCAGGGGGTAACGTTCACGCAAGATCGCGCCTCCAAGTACGGCAATCAGGGCATGCACGCAAAGCGTTGCAATCTGAAGCGAGTCTCCCTGGCTGGTAAACAACTATCGAAGTCGGAGTTCGCCGAAAGCGACTTCACCGGGGCCGACTTTAGCGGTGCGAATCTACGCGGATCCGATTTCACCAAGGCCAATCTAACGCGGGTCAAGTTCCATGATGCCGATCTGGCAGGGGTCAACTTTACCGACGCAACGCTCGACGGAGCCGACTTCCGCGGTGCCGCACTAGCGGGCGCTGCTTTTTCGAACGTGGATGTTTCGAAGGCCAAGAATTTCGACGCCGACCAAGCGCAGCCGGTGGGTCACGAAGGCCCTCACCTGAAAAAGCTCAACACAACCGCGAAAGCGTCGAACTCTATCACGCTGTCGATTGAAGTTGTTCGCAAACATGGCAACGCCACCCTGCATGTACAGGGTGGCGGCGGCTACTGCAGCGTACGAGTGGACGTCGAGGATGCCCACCATTGGAACACCCACAAGAAGTTCTCGGATGGCATGCTGGAGCTAACCACGCTCTACCCAGGTGAGCCGATTTTCGACTCGCTGGTTGCCAAAGGAAGCAAGTGTCCGCTCAAAGGCAAGGATCTCAAAGCTCTCGCGCTAAGCGCCTGGTGCGAAGCCCTTGGTGTCGACGAACCTTCCGACGAGCAACTCGCCAAGTCGAACGAGAAGCGTCAGGCGGGGCAGAAAGCAAAGCGGACCGAGTTGATCGCCATGCTGCAGGAAGGTCCCGCTGGGGTGGCAAAGTGGAACAAGCTCACAACAGGCCAGCGAAAGGCAGGCGGCACCATCAGCAAGGCTGATTTCTCAGGGACGAAGCTCGAAGGCTGGGAAGCAGCCGGAGCCGAGTTCAAAGACTGCGACTTTTCAAAGGCCAAACTCCAAAAGGCCGAACTGCATACCACCTTTGCGAAATGCAACTTTAAGCAAGCCGACCTGCGAGGGGCCAAAATGGTTGGCTCGCGATACTCCGAGTCCGACTTCACCAGCGCAAAGCTGGCGGGGGCGTCGCTCGAGTGGGCCAACCTTCGTAAAGCGGTACTGGCCAAGGCGAATCTGAAGAACTGCAACCTCACGTCGGCCGATTTGTGTGGTGCCGACCTGACCGATGTCGATCTCAAAACGGTCATTCTCGACCAGGTACGTTACGACGAACACACAATACTTCCCAAAGGGTTCGTGCACCGCGACAAGATGGAATGGAAAGGCCCAAGCTCCGCGCCTGGATTGGCCGAGGCCATCAAGGCCGCGCGACCCAAAGGTCCGATCGATATGGAACTATTCATGGAACGCATTAAGCAACGCGTCGATGCGGCCCGCCTCGACAAGGCGCTCAAGATGCTCAAGGCCGACCGGTTTCAGCTGTACGCCGATGTGCAGGACGACCACCTGGTGGGAGTGGTGAAGAGCCAAAGCGATCCCAGCCTGGTTTATTCGGCCCGCTTGGGATCCGATGGCAACTTCGCCTGCTGCACGCAAAACCTCAACATGTGCGGCGGTCTGCGGGGCAAACCATGCAAGCACTTGCTGGTACTCATTGTCGGACTTGCCCAAAGTGAGCAAATCGATCCAACGACTGCCGACGAATGGCTCGATTCGAGTCGCCTAGTGACGAAACCTCAATTGGATAAAGATGCGATGAGCGAAACCTTACTTCGCTACAAAGGTGCCGAGGCGGGCGAAGTCGATTGGCGGCCGACCGAAACCGTGCCCGAAGACTACTACGCGTTTTAG
- a CDS encoding AAA family ATPase: protein MAKKKVAAKKPAASTTKVETERLRDPAEVKYADQLAALVQNDSDTPPDAWRLSPRAVLDYIVGGKKLKATIDGKKVDVPITRKFYGDDSIVERAIVTLASERALLLVGEPGTGKSWLSEHLAAAISGTSTLTIQGTAGTTEEHIKYSWNIARVIAEGPTSDNLIPSPAMVAMQGGTLLRFEEITRCVPDVQDSLVSILSDKAIAIPELPDANMVWARPGFNIIATANTRDQGVNELSAALKRRFNYIHIPIVSDQKTEIEIVQSRSAELIERYDLPQRMSPPLVELLATVFRELRTGKTSDGVSLKQASNTLSTAEAIGVALDANLHARYFGKGEVTPGDIARNMIGSIVKEDVAELAVLKEYAVVVAKKRGMKNKDWKDFHDAVVSSVR from the coding sequence ATGGCTAAAAAGAAAGTCGCCGCGAAGAAGCCGGCCGCATCGACCACCAAGGTAGAGACGGAGAGGCTTCGCGATCCGGCCGAAGTGAAATATGCCGACCAGCTTGCAGCACTCGTGCAGAACGACTCCGACACGCCCCCCGACGCCTGGCGGTTGTCGCCGCGAGCGGTGCTCGACTACATCGTCGGCGGTAAGAAGCTAAAAGCCACGATCGATGGCAAGAAAGTCGACGTGCCGATCACCCGCAAGTTCTACGGAGACGACTCCATCGTCGAGCGGGCGATTGTCACCTTGGCTTCGGAGCGGGCGCTATTGCTGGTCGGCGAGCCTGGAACCGGCAAAAGCTGGCTCTCCGAGCATCTGGCCGCGGCCATCTCGGGCACCTCAACCTTAACCATCCAAGGAACCGCGGGGACCACTGAAGAACACATCAAGTACTCGTGGAACATCGCCCGGGTGATCGCCGAGGGGCCGACCTCCGACAACCTGATTCCTTCGCCAGCGATGGTCGCCATGCAGGGGGGAACATTGCTGCGGTTCGAAGAAATCACCCGCTGTGTGCCCGACGTGCAGGATTCGCTCGTGTCGATCCTGTCCGACAAAGCGATCGCAATCCCCGAACTGCCTGATGCCAACATGGTGTGGGCGCGGCCTGGGTTCAACATCATTGCGACCGCGAACACTCGCGACCAAGGGGTGAACGAACTGTCGGCCGCGTTGAAGCGCCGGTTCAATTATATCCACATCCCCATCGTCAGCGATCAGAAAACTGAGATCGAAATTGTGCAAAGCCGCTCGGCCGAGCTGATCGAGCGGTATGATCTGCCGCAACGGATGAGCCCGCCGCTGGTCGAATTGCTGGCCACCGTTTTTCGTGAACTCCGCACTGGCAAAACCAGCGACGGGGTGAGCCTGAAACAAGCCTCGAATACGCTGTCGACCGCCGAAGCGATCGGCGTGGCCCTCGACGCGAACCTGCACGCCCGCTACTTCGGAAAAGGAGAGGTGACGCCCGGCGACATCGCCCGCAACATGATTGGCTCGATCGTGAAGGAGGACGTCGCCGAGCTGGCAGTGCTTAAGGAGTACGCGGTGGTGGTTGCCAAGAAGCGGGGGATGAAGAACAAGGATTGGAAGGACTTTCACGACGCAGTGGTGAGCTCGGTGAGGTAA
- a CDS encoding DUF5682 family protein, which translates to MSQAGKQSAAAIRQSGLDTEAIAEQVDQVLGEDLYWFPVRHHSPGVAYHVQRTILARKPKVIFLEGPAEAQDLLPHVIDSKTKPPVAIYSSYRDDDNVLGLAGIASESPDIPARFASWYPLVAYSPEYVTLQAATKTKADVVFMDLPHYAEITPRSDLEPLEEPPPAEVLDQDANPASAATHDSDQLLFSSRFYQQLAKSAGFRSWNEAWDTLFELDADQRDTEEFRRELATFCAASRRTSPAERLAIDGTLDRERHMWHTIRQTLKTRKLKPKDCMVVCGGFHLFLDRDDLQPPSELPAGTVYTSVVPYSFFRISELSGYGAGNRAPQYYQTWWELVSEGRPTDLLAEHVVSVLKRARKEGEPLSSADAISVSQHARMLARLRGRTSPVLDDIHDALVTCCCKGDPADVGIPLQRAIDAVDVGNKLGRVTPALGRLPLVSDFYGNLDELQLAEVMSKEKRQSVQLDKREQFARRRSCFLHRVEFLKVPLGKLVDASTQELATGTLFRERWELRWSPKVEAELVERNLYGDTIESAALAQLEEDLAKHASQAGAMCARLVWAVNMDLPGAVQRAEQLCGEAIDDDSRFVSLCQAITHLTVIDRYAEYRGLVRQQLAELIVRAYDRACFALPAAANVPEQEQNELVEALRSLAELVIRDEKTRDLDRTLFTQSVRSAAQQTNVPFLRGAFLGMLAEMREIPTDELAHEVSALASAPIDTMVTAGDLLDGIMAVSRSSLLLGAESLIEAIDTLLKAADWDAFLVMVPRMRAAFDRLHDRHVETLAECVARRYGLAEETSLTELSTSVGAAALFARIDAEVANILSDWEF; encoded by the coding sequence ATGAGCCAAGCGGGTAAACAATCAGCCGCCGCGATCAGGCAAAGCGGGCTCGACACCGAGGCGATTGCGGAGCAAGTCGACCAGGTGCTCGGCGAGGACCTGTATTGGTTCCCGGTACGTCATCACTCGCCCGGCGTGGCGTATCACGTGCAGCGGACCATCCTCGCACGCAAGCCGAAAGTGATCTTCCTCGAAGGCCCTGCCGAGGCGCAAGACCTGCTGCCGCATGTGATCGATAGCAAGACCAAGCCACCAGTGGCGATTTACTCGTCGTATCGTGACGACGACAACGTGCTCGGCCTGGCCGGCATCGCCAGCGAGTCGCCCGACATCCCAGCCAGGTTTGCCTCGTGGTACCCGCTGGTTGCCTACTCGCCGGAATACGTCACCTTGCAGGCGGCCACGAAAACGAAGGCCGACGTGGTGTTCATGGACCTGCCGCACTACGCCGAGATCACTCCGCGAAGCGACCTGGAACCGCTCGAAGAACCGCCGCCCGCCGAGGTGCTCGACCAGGACGCCAATCCTGCGTCGGCCGCCACGCATGATTCCGATCAACTGCTTTTCAGCAGCAGATTCTACCAACAGCTCGCCAAGTCGGCAGGATTTCGTTCGTGGAACGAAGCCTGGGACACCTTGTTTGAACTCGACGCCGATCAGCGCGATACCGAGGAGTTTCGCCGCGAGTTGGCAACGTTCTGCGCCGCGTCGCGACGCACCTCGCCGGCCGAGCGGTTGGCCATCGATGGCACCCTGGATCGCGAGCGTCATATGTGGCACACCATTCGCCAGACGCTAAAGACTCGCAAGCTGAAACCAAAGGATTGCATGGTCGTCTGCGGCGGGTTTCATTTGTTTCTCGATCGCGACGACCTCCAACCGCCCAGCGAACTGCCAGCCGGCACGGTTTACACCTCGGTGGTGCCGTACTCGTTCTTCCGCATCTCGGAACTCTCCGGCTACGGGGCGGGCAATCGCGCGCCACAGTACTATCAGACCTGGTGGGAGCTGGTGTCCGAAGGCCGGCCGACCGATCTGCTGGCCGAGCACGTGGTGTCGGTCCTCAAACGCGCCCGAAAGGAAGGCGAGCCGCTGTCCTCGGCCGATGCGATCTCGGTAAGCCAGCACGCCCGCATGCTGGCCCGACTGCGAGGACGCACCTCGCCGGTGCTCGACGACATTCACGACGCGCTAGTTACTTGCTGCTGCAAAGGCGATCCGGCCGACGTTGGTATACCGCTGCAGCGGGCGATCGACGCGGTGGACGTCGGCAACAAGCTCGGCCGAGTCACGCCCGCTTTGGGGCGGTTGCCGCTGGTGAGCGATTTTTATGGCAACCTCGACGAGCTGCAACTCGCCGAAGTCATGAGTAAAGAGAAACGCCAATCGGTGCAGCTCGACAAGCGCGAGCAGTTCGCTCGCCGGCGGAGCTGTTTCCTGCACCGCGTCGAGTTCCTCAAAGTGCCGCTCGGCAAGCTGGTCGACGCGAGCACGCAGGAACTCGCCACCGGAACGTTGTTCCGCGAACGGTGGGAGCTTCGCTGGAGTCCCAAGGTCGAAGCCGAACTGGTGGAACGCAATCTGTACGGCGATACGATTGAGTCGGCCGCGCTTGCGCAGCTCGAGGAGGACCTGGCCAAACATGCCTCGCAAGCGGGGGCCATGTGCGCCCGGCTCGTCTGGGCGGTGAACATGGACTTGCCGGGTGCGGTGCAGCGTGCCGAACAACTCTGCGGCGAAGCCATCGACGACGACTCGCGGTTCGTTTCGCTCTGCCAGGCGATCACTCACCTGACCGTGATCGACCGCTACGCGGAGTATCGCGGGCTGGTGCGACAGCAGCTAGCCGAGTTGATTGTTCGAGCGTACGATCGCGCCTGCTTTGCGTTGCCAGCGGCAGCGAATGTGCCGGAGCAGGAGCAGAACGAACTGGTCGAAGCGTTGCGATCGCTGGCCGAGTTGGTGATTCGCGACGAGAAGACCCGCGATCTCGACCGGACACTGTTCACGCAAAGCGTTCGCTCGGCCGCCCAGCAAACGAACGTACCATTCCTCCGCGGAGCGTTTCTCGGCATGCTGGCCGAGATGCGCGAGATCCCGACCGACGAACTCGCCCACGAGGTATCCGCCTTGGCCAGTGCACCGATCGATACGATGGTCACCGCTGGCGACCTGCTCGATGGCATCATGGCTGTCTCGCGTAGTTCGCTGCTGCTGGGTGCCGAGTCGCTGATCGAAGCGATCGATACGCTGCTAAAGGCGGCCGACTGGGATGCGTTCCTGGTGATGGTTCCGCGGATGCGGGCCGCGTTCGATCGACTGCACGACCGCCATGTCGAAACCTTGGCCGAGTGCGTCGCCCGCCGGTACGGGCTGGCCGAAGAGACTTCGCTTACCGAACTCAGCACCTCGGTCGGCGCGGCCGCGTTGTTTGCTCGCATCGACGCCGAAGTGGCCAACATTCTATCGGACTGGGAGTTTTAA